GACGCGCTGCGGCGCGTCGCCTTGTGTCTCAAGCAGCATGCGTGGCGCCCGTCGGACTGCGCGGCGAGATTCGGCGGGGACCGGTTCGCCGTCGTGCTGACGGCGTGCGGCGCGGACGAGGCGGCGAGGCTTGCCGAGACGATCCGGGAGAGGATCGAGGCGGCGGGGATCGCGCACGAAGGCGCTGCCGGCAAGGTGCTGACGGCCAGCATCGGCGTGGCGACGATGCGGCCGAAGCCGGGCGACGAAGGACGCCATAGGCTGATCGACCTGGCCGAGCGCCGTCTGCTGCAAGCCAAGCAGTCCGGCGGCAATCGCGTGTCGGGATCGTCGGGACGGGCGTCCGTTGCGGCGTATCCCGATTTGTGATACGTTCTAGTCATTCGCCGACAGAATCGGCTGCCGTCCGCAAGCGGCAGACTCGAAGCCGCCCGAGCAGGCATGTTCGCCGGCTTCGTAAATCAGACGGAAGCGATGTGCAAGCTTATGGAAGAAGCACCGAAAATTCTCGTCGTAGACGATTCCAAGTTGAATATTCGAATCCTGAAGGAACTGCTGGAGGATCAATACCGTCTCGCCGTCGCCTATAGCGGCGAGGAAGCGCTGGATATGGCGGTCGTCTTCCAACCCGATCTCATCCTGCTGGACATTGTCATGCCGGGGATGGACGGTTACGAGCTATGCGGAAAGCTGAAGCAGCATCCCGTTACCGCCGATACGCCGGTCATTTTTATTACCGCCCTGAACAGGCCGGAGGATGAGGCCAAAGGTCTGGAGTTCGGCGCGATCGATTACATCTCCAAGCCGTTTAACCCGGCCGTCGTGAAGGCGAGGGTCAAAAATCATATCGAGCTCAAGCGTCACCGCGATTTTCTCAAGCGCATCTCCTCGATTGACGGCTTGACGGGTTTGGCCAATCGCCGCAGGTTCGACGAATATTTCGAGAAGGAGCTGCTGCGGGCTGTGCGCAACAAACAGCCGATTTCGCTGATGATGCTCGACGTGGACCATTTTAAGGCGTACAACGACCATTACGGCCATCTCGCGGGCGACGAATGCCTGAAAGCCATAGCCGGCGCTCTCACCCGGTGTCTGCATCGCCCCGGCG
The nucleotide sequence above comes from Paenibacillus thermoaerophilus. Encoded proteins:
- a CDS encoding diguanylate cyclase domain-containing protein, which encodes MEEAPKILVVDDSKLNIRILKELLEDQYRLAVAYSGEEALDMAVVFQPDLILLDIVMPGMDGYELCGKLKQHPVTADTPVIFITALNRPEDEAKGLEFGAIDYISKPFNPAVVKARVKNHIELKRHRDFLKRISSIDGLTGLANRRRFDEYFEKELLRAVRNKQPISLMMLDVDHFKAYNDHYGHLAGDECLKAIAGALTRCLHRPGDLIARYGGEEFVCLLPETGALGAGHLAETMREAVWKLNMLHEYATNDRRVTISIGVLTLVPSSAVRLEELIWNADEMLYEAKRAGRNCWRQRVLVMES